The genomic region CCCTAGACCCTGATGGTTGGAAATTGGTATGCATAACCTTTCCATCTATTTGATTGTATGGGATTTATTATGTACTTCTTCTAAGACTTCAACCAGGTCAACTATGTTGATGAATTCATGAGTGGTTTGTGTATGATATGTAATTAGAGAGGAATGAATCATATGTGAAATAACGTGAGAAATACtaggaaaatatattttgttttaaacACCATGCCGACTCACACTATCCACGGTTGAACGGGGTGAGTCGGATGACTTGCGATGCAAGATATGTACACCTAACATAACTCAAAATACTATTTACCACTACTGCTTTTTCTCTATACCTATCATCTGAGTTCTCCTTTCATTTATACCCGAGACTTTGGCATAGAATGATACCATCTTATTGTATTTTAAAGTTTGACATGTGTATTACTTATGCAGGCTTTTGTTGATAATGCTGATTTCCTGAAGGAATTAGAGTGACAATGTAACGGTTCTAGATCATATGCCTCTTCATTGAAATCATTGTACTCTATCAATATTTTTGGTGAAATCCTACGGTTATTCTATTAAATGTACATCTTTATAAGCATCTCACaaagtaaaagtaaaagagaagtaGAAAAAGCAACCCCATATCAgccattttattttttcttattttctatttatatttATGCCGCTTTGGCACGGCAATTAAACATATATTGAATCCCATCAAGCCAGAACTGTTTGTCTCTTTTACTCTCACATTCAAACTCTATTATCCTTTCTGCAGTTTTAATTCCGAAATATGCCCTCTTTTCTATTaagtcttctttctctcttcccgGCCAAGCTTGGACATCACTGCAGACTCCGGTGACTATACCTGCGATTTTATAGGCCATACCTTAAAGCATTGGTTTTCAGATTGTGGAAAAGAATAGTTATGAATGAAACTTTGAGCTTACATTTCTTCTTTTTGGTGAATGTTCCTGCCATGTGCTTGCTCTTCATTTTTGCTATAACCTGTTATAATTTTGTTAGAACATTCCATGTAACTATTTAATTGGAGATATCAACAAAATCAGTGGTTATGATTATCTCCTATGCCTATTATTTTTTGATGGATTTTTGAGGGTCTTCTAGCAATTACCTGTAAATTTGAATTCATATTGAAAGATACTTGCTTCCAGTGAAGATCTCCTGCATTTGACATTCAGAAAGAAAGGGATACTTTGTGTTATAAATATAAACTTCTATGTGCATTTGCCATTTGTTATAATTTACTTCAATTGCTATAAATATTTTAAGGATACCTTTTCTTGTATGCTTTAGAAGCTCCCTTCCTTCGAAAACAGAGTCTAGTGCCAGCAAGATGTTTGCTTCTCTTCCTTCCTCGCATTTTTCATCGACTAGAGGGATTTTtaagatttttctaggattttctagatttttctaaggttttctaggatttttctattgttttctagggttttcaagtgttttctaaagttttctagagttatctaaggttttctagggttttgtaggattttctagggtttttctagtgttttttaggatttttaggattttctagggttttctaggattatctaagattttctaggattttttaggggtattcttggattttctagggttttctagggtttgttaGGTACTTAGGTTTTTTtacagttttctagggtttttctaaagttttctagggttttctagggttttttaaagttttctagggttttccaggattttttaggattttttagggttttctaggagttttctaggattttttaggattttctagggtattttttagggttttgctcTAAGTGAGAGATCCTTGGTTTAATACCCACctataacatatttttatatCATATACATATATAAGATTTAAGTTAGTCATACTCAATTTCCAATCCTCTAATTTGTCATATTTTGACATAGTTTATTCGTAAGGTATTtaaactattttaatttattccaaTTTAGCctcttaaattttattgtttaaatttgaaatatttgatttttaatcataattttaatttgatctttaaatataaagaaatattgttaaactaataaactattaacaaaaatgaaaaatctaAAGATTTCAAATTAATATATGAGTGGCAAACCCCCCAAAAAATACCTCAACGACTATGACATCCCATTTTCTCTTTGCTTACCCAACAATACCCACTACTTTCAAATCTCCAATATTCTTCTTCCACAACCCCTCAGTCTCCCACCTTGTCATAGACCAGAACGGCAGCCACTTCTTTCTCCAGCGTCCCTCTGATCTCTTCATTGTACACCATTACTATTGCTGTTGAGGCTGCAACCTTTGAGCTCGATGCCGATCTGCTCTCTACTCCTCTCTTCGCTGCTGCTGTGCTCTCTACTCTGTACACTCTCTCCAACCTTTTGCTTTCTCTACGCACACCGCCGCTATTCTATCCACTAGCAGCCTCCGCCGCCGCCTGCAAACTCTGCTGCCAGCACTGCAACGAACATCTCATTCCTTCAGAAAATTAGGTATGCGTTCTCCTTCTTTATCTTCTATTTGTTGTCATTTCTCAATCTGGAACCTAAATTTGTGTCTCTTGTTTGATTTTATCTAAATATTTTTTCCTCTTCCTCTGtgaattgaatttatttatttttaaactatGGTATTGTGTATGATTGTTTTGTGTTATTTTCTCGAATGATAGAGCTTTGGCACTAGAATTTGCTTAATAAAATGGACATTGATGACgtattttttcttcatttttctgtgcatctcttgatttttgattaattgattattgaataTTGATGACTTGATCAGTTAAGAATATTGATtagttcaatttttaaatttctttgtttATCTATCTTTTTTATTAGGATAGTTCTGGGTTGCCTCTATATGAGATAAAAATACAGTGTGATTAAACTTTATTCAATTTAGTGAGAGCTTTTTAATATGTGTGATGTGTTCTTTCCAAATAGAGGCTTAATTTGCTTGTGTATGATTAAACCTTGCTACTTTATAAAAGAATGAACTAGCTAACATTCTGGGGCTTTAATTTGCttgttatttgaatttaattaaagaCAAATGGAAGAATGAAGGCCTTAGTTTGCTTCGATTTTGCTTACCATTTTGGTTCTCTAATCCATCTTCATTAAATACAATGTAATAAGTGTCTTGCATATGATTGTTTTCAATCTCAATTTATCTTTTATTCACGTAATGAGACTCTTTTATAGCTATGCAATTGATGACTGCTTGTTAGACCAACTATATTCCTGTCTTTTATTATTGTCTATGTTAATTTGTTAATTGAAATATATCAGATCACACAGAATATTATTATCCATTGAAAAAAGTTGAGAAGTTGAAGAAACACTATCTCTAGGATCACTTTCGTCCCATTTTAGTtttaaacaaaatttataatttcAATCAAAAGATGTCAAGGAAGAAAATGAGTTAagcaaaaaaagagaaagaaacaaaaagagaaagaaagaaggaagaaagaaaagttgagatattcattttatatAAAGGAAATCTAAAAATACATTGTGATGACTAAATTAAAAGATATCTCTATATATGTATCATGTTGCTAAATGCTACAAAGGGAATGGACATATAACAAAAGATGGAAGGAAAATAATGAAGGATGTTGTGAGGAAATATTGAGTGATTGCTTCGGAAGATGACAAAAAGCTATCCACCTGCTGTAATTTTTGGTCTATTTAGTAATAATGTAGATTAAAATACGATAGGTGAAAAATTTTAATCAATGTTGGAGACCTGTACATGGATGTTGCAAATAATATTATGTAGggttttttttagagttttctaggttttttagaatttttctaggattttctagggttatctaaggttttctagggttctatAGTATTATCTAgggcttttttagggttttctagggtttttaggattttctagactTTTTTTtcatggtttttagggttttttagggtttttcttgtgttttctaggttttctaggatttcttaGGTTTTTGAGGGGTTTCAAGAATTTTCTAGGTTTTGTCTAGGTctatctagggtttttaggatttttagggttttctaggattttttagggtttattttggtttttctaggattttttaaggttttttagggttttctagggttttctagattttttcttaggttttctgaggtttttctagggtgtttagcatttttaggattttctagggtttttctaggattttcttgggttatctaaggttttctaggattttttaggatttttttgtattttctagggtttcctagaaattttttaggattttctatggtttttttttAGGGGTCTTTTaggttttttgtattttttaaggttttctatggtTATCTAGTGTTTCCTAAGATttttcttgggttatctaggattttctaggatttttttatgtttttctagggttttctagggttatctaaggttttttagaatcttctaatattttttcgggttttttagagttttcatgtgttttttagattttttctaggattttctagggtttttaggacttTCAAGggtgtttttatggtttttagaatttttcagggtttttctagggttttatagaTTTTTCTacaattttctaagatttttctattgttttcttggattttctaggtttttctagggttttcttgggttttctaggattttttagggttttttaagatttactagggttttctagggtttttaaggtttctattgttttctaagatttttttagagttttctagggttatcaaagattttctagttttatttagggatttctagggatttctacgattttctaggattttttaggatcttctagtgttttctatggtttttcaaCAGTTTTCTATGATCTTCTaggtttttctatggttttctatgatttttctaaaattttttagaattttctaggattttttagggttatctagggttttctagggtttttatggtttttttaggattttctaggatcttctagggttttcgaagttttttcaaggattttcaagggttttctatggtttttagggttttctagggttttttatgatttttctagggttttttatagttttttctagggtttttttatggtttttagggttatctaggattttctagggttttcgaagattttctaggattatttaaggttttctaggatttttctagggttttctaggattttcaagggttttctaagattttctaggttttttctagggttttctaaaattttctaaaatttttagggttttttaggattttttatggtttttaggattcttaggatttttctacgattttctagatttttctaaggttttctaggatttttcaattgttttctagggttttcaagggtttttctaaagttttctagggttatctaggaatttctagtgttttgtaggatttttagggtttttctagtgtttttaaggatttttaggattttctagggttttctaggattttctagggttttctagaattttttatgatttttcttggattttctagggttttttagggtttgttAGGGTACTTatctttttttagggttttttggggggTTTCTAGGGTTCTTTATGAttttatctagggttttttaaatggtttttagggttatatagggttttctagggttttcgaggattttatagggttatttagggttttctaggatttttctaggattttctagggttttcaaggattttctaaggttttctagattttttctaggattttctaaaattttctaaaatttttacggttttttaagaactttttttatggtttttaggatttttagggttttttctaggattttctagatttttctaaggttttctaggatttttctattcttttctaggattttcaagggtttttctaaagttttctagggttatctaggattttctaggattttctaggatttttctagtgttttttaaaatttttaggattttctaaggttttctaggattttttagagtttttcttggattttctagggttttctagggttggtTAGGGTACTTAGgtttttttttaaggttttctaggatttttctaaagttttctagggttatctagagttttctagggttttctagggttttccaggattttttaggattttttaggagttttctaggatttttagggtattttttagggttttgcacTAAGTGAGAGATCATTGGTTTAATACCCACCTATAACATATTTTtaaaacatatacatatataggatgTAAGTTAGTCACACTCAATTTCCAATCCTCTAATTTGTCATATTTTGACATAGTTTATTCGTAAGGTATTcaaactattttaatttattccaaTTTAGCctcttaaattttattgtttaaatttgaaatatttgatttttaatcataattttaatttgatatttaaatataaagaaatattattaaactaataaactattaacaaaaataaaaaatctaaagatTTCAAATTAATACATGAGTGACAAACCCCCCAAAAAATACCCCAACGACTATTACATCCCATTTTCTCTTTGCTTACCCAACAATACCCACTACTTTCAAATCTCTAATATTTTTCTTCCACAGCCCCTCAGTCTCCCACCCTGTCATAGACCAGAACAGCAGCCACTTCTTTCTCCAGCATCCCTCTGATCTCTTCATTGTACACCGTTACTATTGCTGTTGAGGCTGCAACCTTTGAGCTCGATGCCGATCTGTTAACTTCTCCTCTCTTCGCTGCTGCTGTGCTCTCTACTCTGTACTCCCTTTCCAACCTTTTGCTTTCTCTATGCACACCGCTGTTATTCTATCCACAAGCAGCATCCGCCGCCGCCTGCAAACTTTGCTGCCAGCAC from Arachis ipaensis cultivar K30076 chromosome B02, Araip1.1, whole genome shotgun sequence harbors:
- the LOC107626615 gene encoding VAN3-binding protein-like, whose protein sequence is MNSNLQVIAKMKSKHMAGTFTKKKKCIVTGVCSDVQAWPGREKEDLIEKRAYFGIKTAERIIEFECESKRDKQFWLDGIQYMFNCRAKAA